A single region of the Rhizobium sp. NLR16a genome encodes:
- the dgoD gene encoding galactonate dehydratase, which yields MKITKLTTYIVPPRWLFLKVETDEGIVGWGEPVVEGRALTVEAAVHELEDYLIGKDPFLIEDHWTVMYRGGFYRGGAAHMSAISGIDQALWDIKGKALGQPIHSLLGGQLRDRIKVYSWIGGDRPADVANNARDVVARGFKAIKLNGCEEMQIVDTNEKVERAVETIAAIREAIGPHIGIGVDFHGRVHKPMAKVLAKELEPYKLMFIEEPVLSENKEALRDIVNHTSTPIALGERLYSRWDFKQVLSDGYVDIIQPDLSHAGGITECRKIAAMAEAYDVALAPHCPLGPIALAACLQVDAVSYNAFIQEQSLGIHYNTGNDILDYISNKEVFEYADGFVSIPQGPGLGIEVDEAYVSERAKEGHRWRNPIWRHADGSFAEW from the coding sequence ATGAAGATCACCAAACTCACCACCTATATCGTTCCGCCGCGATGGCTGTTTCTGAAGGTCGAGACCGACGAAGGCATCGTCGGCTGGGGTGAACCGGTCGTCGAGGGGCGTGCGCTGACCGTCGAGGCCGCCGTCCACGAACTGGAAGACTACCTGATCGGCAAGGATCCTTTCTTGATCGAGGACCATTGGACGGTGATGTATCGCGGTGGTTTCTATCGCGGCGGCGCGGCCCATATGAGCGCCATCTCGGGCATCGACCAGGCGCTCTGGGACATCAAGGGCAAGGCGCTCGGCCAGCCGATCCATTCCCTGCTCGGCGGCCAGCTGCGCGACCGCATCAAAGTCTATTCCTGGATCGGCGGCGACCGCCCCGCCGATGTCGCCAACAATGCCAGAGACGTCGTCGCCCGCGGCTTCAAGGCGATCAAGCTCAACGGCTGCGAGGAAATGCAGATCGTCGACACCAACGAGAAGGTGGAAAGGGCGGTCGAGACCATCGCCGCCATCCGCGAGGCGATCGGCCCGCATATCGGTATCGGCGTCGATTTCCACGGCCGCGTCCACAAGCCGATGGCCAAGGTTCTCGCCAAGGAGCTCGAACCCTACAAGCTGATGTTCATCGAGGAACCGGTGCTTTCGGAAAACAAGGAAGCGCTGCGCGACATCGTCAACCATACCTCGACACCGATCGCGCTTGGTGAGCGGCTCTATTCGCGCTGGGATTTCAAGCAGGTGCTTTCGGACGGCTATGTCGACATTATCCAGCCGGATCTTTCCCACGCCGGCGGCATCACCGAATGCCGCAAGATCGCGGCGATGGCCGAAGCCTATGACGTCGCCCTGGCCCCGCATTGCCCGCTCGGCCCGATCGCGCTCGCTGCCTGCCTTCAGGTCGATGCCGTCAGCTATAATGCCTTCATCCAGGAACAGAGCCTCGGCATCCATTACAACACCGGCAACGATATCCTCGACTACATCTCCAACAAGGAGGTGTTCGAATATGCCGATGGTTTCGTTTCGATCCCGCAGGGGCCGGGCCTCGGCATCGAGGTCGACGAGGCCTATGTCAGCGAGCGCGCCAAGGAGGGACATCGCTGGCGCAACCCAATCTGGCGGCACGCCGACGGCAGCTTTGCCGAGTGGTGA
- a CDS encoding FadR/GntR family transcriptional regulator, which yields MKLESTEEQGRTESSGSERRPRVRRNVTAAIAQDICADRYPSGSPLPRENDLCELYGVSRTVIRESLKVLESKGLVRGKPRVGTTVCDRDEWNILDAEVLDWMGPYIKDFDLLGCILEARRTIEPAAAEYAAERASAQEIADLDRAWRQMRDSAGDPERFTDADVMFHTVLLTASHNQVFRRLSSAIHAALKYALHASNIAVENREDAVLVHGELVEALRMRDKTGARECANRMLDLAVRDLAAAEKAIGRAK from the coding sequence GTGAAGTTGGAATCGACTGAGGAACAAGGCCGAACGGAAAGCTCCGGCAGCGAACGCCGGCCGCGCGTACGCCGCAACGTGACGGCGGCCATCGCTCAGGACATCTGCGCCGACCGCTATCCCTCGGGCTCGCCGCTGCCGCGCGAGAACGACCTCTGCGAACTCTACGGCGTTAGCCGCACCGTCATTCGCGAATCGCTGAAAGTGTTGGAATCCAAGGGGCTTGTCCGTGGCAAGCCGCGGGTCGGAACGACCGTTTGCGATCGGGATGAATGGAACATCCTGGATGCCGAGGTGCTCGACTGGATGGGGCCTTACATCAAGGACTTCGACCTGCTGGGATGCATTCTCGAAGCCCGCCGCACCATCGAACCGGCGGCCGCCGAATATGCCGCCGAACGCGCCAGCGCCCAGGAGATCGCCGATCTCGACAGGGCCTGGCGGCAGATGCGCGACAGCGCAGGCGATCCGGAACGCTTCACCGACGCCGACGTGATGTTTCATACGGTGCTGCTGACCGCCAGCCACAACCAGGTGTTCCGCCGCCTGTCAAGCGCCATCCATGCTGCGCTGAAATATGCGCTGCATGCCTCCAACATCGCCGTCGAAAACCGGGAGGATGCGGTGCTCGTTCACGGTGAACTCGTCGAGGCCTTGCGCATGCGCGACAAAACAGGTGCGAGGGAATGCGCCAATCGTATGCTCGACCTTGCGGTACGCGACCTTGCCGCCGCAGAGAAGGCAATCGGCAGGGCAAAATGA
- a CDS encoding LacI family DNA-binding transcriptional regulator: protein MAHLFLVKDIAFQAGLSTATVDRVLNGRPGVRRQTEMRVRAAISELEKQQTGTMVSGRTLAIDIVMETPQRFSDAVRAAFEAEMAAFLPGVFRCRFHFAEVMRPAELVQLLDRIRLRGTHGIVLKAPDVAEVVAAVARADSAGIPVVTLVTDLPNSARIAYAGADNRTAGETAAYLIGEFLGSDGGQVLVTLSSGRFRGEEEREIGFRRIIRTRYPGIGITEISEGHGTDAVTGTLVAAALATDPAINAVYSIGGGNRAVLTAFDAAERPVRIFVAHDLDADNRALLAARRVGFVLHHDLRTDARAAFRAIMSRTAASVRTISTSLSSIEIVTPYNLPAGD from the coding sequence ATGGCGCATCTCTTTCTTGTCAAAGACATCGCCTTTCAGGCGGGGCTCAGCACCGCGACAGTCGATCGGGTGCTGAACGGCAGGCCAGGTGTGCGCCGGCAGACGGAAATGCGGGTGAGGGCAGCGATCTCGGAGCTGGAGAAGCAGCAGACGGGAACGATGGTCAGCGGGCGAACGCTAGCGATCGATATCGTCATGGAGACGCCCCAGCGGTTTAGCGATGCAGTGCGTGCGGCCTTCGAGGCAGAGATGGCGGCCTTTCTGCCCGGTGTCTTCCGCTGCCGCTTCCATTTCGCTGAGGTGATGAGACCGGCCGAACTTGTGCAGCTTCTTGACCGCATCCGGCTGCGCGGCACGCACGGCATCGTGCTGAAGGCGCCTGACGTCGCCGAGGTGGTGGCTGCCGTCGCACGGGCGGATTCGGCCGGCATTCCCGTGGTCACGCTCGTGACGGATCTGCCGAATTCGGCGCGCATAGCCTATGCCGGCGCCGACAACCGGACGGCGGGGGAGACGGCGGCCTATCTCATCGGCGAGTTCCTCGGCTCTGACGGCGGTCAGGTACTTGTGACGCTGTCGAGCGGACGGTTCCGCGGCGAGGAAGAGCGCGAGATCGGTTTTCGCCGCATCATTCGCACCCGTTATCCCGGGATCGGCATCACAGAAATCAGCGAGGGACACGGCACCGATGCCGTGACGGGAACGCTTGTGGCGGCAGCGCTTGCGACCGATCCTGCCATCAATGCCGTTTATTCGATCGGCGGCGGCAATCGGGCGGTGCTGACGGCCTTCGATGCAGCCGAACGTCCCGTCCGCATTTTCGTCGCTCACGATCTGGATGCGGACAATCGCGCCCTGCTTGCCGCGCGCCGCGTCGGCTTCGTGCTGCATCACGATCTCCGAACCGATGCGCGTGCGGCCTTCAGGGCGATCATGAGCCGGACCGCGGCCTCCGTTCGGACGATTTCGACCTCGCTTTCTTCCATCGAAATCGTTACGCCCTACAACTTGCCCGCAGGCGATTGA
- a CDS encoding DoxX family protein: MARAIVIIIARFIFSLIFFMAAGFKFADIGATASYIAAAGFPMATFLTWVAALFEIALALAFISGAFFTEASLLAGIYVIFLAFAFHGPAHWQQNQAEFGFFVDHFTFLAGLLFAAVHGPERWALRQTFLR, from the coding sequence ATGGCCAGAGCAATCGTAATCATCATCGCCCGCTTCATCTTCAGCCTCATCTTCTTCATGGCCGCCGGCTTCAAGTTTGCCGATATCGGCGCCACGGCGAGCTACATTGCCGCCGCCGGTTTCCCGATGGCGACCTTCCTCACCTGGGTCGCGGCCCTTTTCGAGATCGCGTTGGCCCTTGCCTTCATATCGGGCGCTTTCTTCACCGAGGCGAGCCTACTGGCAGGCATCTACGTGATCTTCCTTGCCTTCGCCTTCCACGGACCGGCCCACTGGCAACAGAACCAGGCCGAGTTCGGCTTCTTCGTCGATCACTTCACCTTCCTCGCCGGCCTGCTCTTTGCCGCCGTCCACGGGCCGGAGAGATGGGCCTTGCGGCAAACGTTCCTCCGTTAG
- a CDS encoding SDR family NAD(P)-dependent oxidoreductase codes for MELKDKVALVTGAGSGIGKAAALKLAAEGAKVAVLSRTADEVEKTCAEIKAAGGQSISLTADTSDEGQMRAAVQKLIETFNGLDIVVANAGINGVWAPIDDLSPDEWDKTIAVNLRGTYLTLHLTVPHLKRRGGSIVVVASINGTRTFTTPGATAYTATKAGQVAMVQQLALELGRHGIRVNAVCPGEIETNINANTDSRHREETEVPVIWPQGDIPIAGGKAGKSEDVAETILFLASDRARHITGTPIWIDGGQGLLR; via the coding sequence ATGGAGCTGAAGGACAAGGTCGCGCTGGTCACTGGTGCCGGTTCCGGCATCGGCAAAGCGGCCGCATTGAAACTCGCCGCCGAAGGTGCAAAGGTCGCAGTCCTGAGCCGGACGGCAGACGAGGTCGAGAAGACCTGCGCCGAGATCAAGGCCGCCGGCGGCCAGTCGATCTCGCTGACCGCCGACACCAGCGACGAAGGCCAAATGCGAGCTGCGGTGCAGAAACTCATAGAGACCTTCAACGGCCTCGACATCGTTGTCGCCAATGCCGGGATCAATGGCGTCTGGGCGCCGATCGACGATCTGAGTCCGGATGAATGGGACAAGACGATCGCCGTCAATCTGCGCGGCACCTATCTGACCCTGCACTTGACGGTTCCGCATCTGAAGCGCCGCGGCGGTTCGATCGTCGTCGTCGCATCGATCAACGGCACCCGCACCTTCACTACGCCGGGTGCCACCGCCTATACCGCAACCAAGGCAGGCCAGGTCGCCATGGTCCAGCAGCTCGCCCTGGAACTCGGCCGCCACGGCATCCGCGTCAATGCCGTCTGCCCGGGCGAGATTGAGACCAATATCAACGCCAATACCGACAGCCGTCATCGCGAGGAGACGGAGGTTCCGGTGATCTGGCCACAGGGCGACATCCCGATTGCCGGCGGGAAGGCAGGCAAGAGCGAGGATGTTGCCGAAACGATCCTCTTCCTTGCCTCCGATCGGGCCCGGCACATCACCGGCACACCGATCTGGATCGACGGCGGCCAGGGCCTGTTGCGGTAG
- a CDS encoding adenylate/guanylate cyclase domain-containing protein has product MDYSDVSSIAAWVTEQGLKGASEAELMTGFCAACRDAGLPLDRGMALMDTLHPVHEGRAFRWDSVEEIETEFEYGPTGSGEAAATWQRSAFYYLWSGNEREVRRRIGFGDPIDFTMLDKIAEAGNTDFVAMMHRFSEAGTIGEMDCFFSHFATKRPEGFSDHDLAILRKLVPVLGLAIKCIALGRIARTIAEVYLGEDAARQVMEGKISRGKSERISAALWFSDLLNYTKISDRVPPEEIIPLLNDYSEVAISAIHEAGGNVLKLIGDGVLAIFKGEVPAETCRSALRAESLLREKLAKLNAARATDGRATTDVYIGLHIGDVFYGNIGSQDRLDFTVIGPAVNEVSRIASMCRSVDLNLLISSDFAAAIPAEERAALACVGRYALRGVQRAQELYTLDSARLNG; this is encoded by the coding sequence ATGGATTACAGCGACGTCAGCAGTATCGCAGCCTGGGTTACGGAACAGGGGCTGAAGGGCGCCTCAGAAGCGGAGCTCATGACCGGCTTCTGCGCGGCCTGCCGCGATGCCGGCCTGCCGCTCGACCGCGGCATGGCGCTGATGGACACGCTGCACCCCGTGCATGAGGGCCGGGCCTTCCGCTGGGACAGTGTGGAAGAGATCGAAACCGAATTCGAGTATGGCCCGACGGGCTCAGGCGAAGCGGCTGCGACCTGGCAGCGCTCTGCCTTCTATTATCTTTGGTCGGGAAACGAGCGGGAGGTCCGCCGACGCATCGGCTTCGGCGATCCGATCGATTTCACCATGCTCGACAAGATTGCCGAAGCCGGCAACACCGATTTCGTAGCAATGATGCATCGTTTCAGCGAAGCCGGCACGATCGGTGAGATGGATTGCTTCTTTTCGCATTTCGCAACCAAGCGTCCCGAGGGTTTCTCGGATCACGATCTCGCCATTCTGCGCAAGCTCGTGCCGGTCCTCGGACTGGCGATCAAGTGCATTGCGCTGGGGCGCATCGCGCGGACCATCGCGGAAGTCTATCTCGGCGAGGATGCGGCGCGCCAGGTGATGGAAGGCAAGATCAGCCGCGGCAAATCGGAGCGGATCTCGGCGGCGCTGTGGTTTTCGGATCTGTTGAACTACACCAAGATTTCCGACCGTGTGCCGCCGGAGGAAATCATTCCGCTGCTCAACGATTACAGCGAGGTCGCCATCTCGGCGATCCATGAGGCCGGCGGCAATGTGCTGAAGCTGATCGGCGATGGTGTGCTGGCCATCTTCAAGGGCGAGGTGCCAGCCGAAACCTGCCGTTCGGCGCTTCGCGCCGAATCGCTGCTCCGGGAAAAGCTCGCCAAGCTGAATGCCGCGCGCGCTACCGACGGCCGCGCGACGACTGACGTCTATATCGGCCTTCATATTGGCGATGTCTTCTACGGCAATATCGGCAGCCAGGACCGGCTGGACTTCACCGTCATCGGCCCCGCCGTCAACGAGGTCAGCCGGATCGCCTCCATGTGCCGTTCGGTCGACCTTAACCTGCTGATCTCCTCCGATTTCGCCGCGGCCATACCGGCGGAAGAGCGCGCCGCGCTGGCATGCGTCGGACGTTATGCGTTGCGCGGGGTGCAGCGTGCCCAGGAACTCTATACACTCGACAGCGCCCGGCTGAACGGCTGA